The Thermanaerovibrio acidaminovorans DSM 6589 genome contains a region encoding:
- a CDS encoding glycosyl hydrolase, whose protein sequence is MALALLAVLLSSPCWGREGLVLAPPKVGIYLGGHPTSGPYDDQLTQEAIDRFLEDTGRRPVWMYVSWNWDGDSPFPSEICRLIHANRMIPFVGVMPWSTRVQNRREPKVTLDAIARGLYDPQLARAARAARELGFPIMISFGPEADGGWFPWSGRFNGGSRCDLYGDPKVPDGPERFRDAFRRFVEVFRANGAVDVTWVLHLAERPGPDLPWNQAVHYYPGDVWVDWVGVSLYGRLGVNPVRSMEELLSRAVPRLLEVSKGGKPLAVLEWNVADGPGVDKPRWVEEAFAAFARWEGRGLKGVAWWDKAMRPDGTPSWLDLRSSPHSAQVYRRWALTDLFAPEPVFVPRGSF, encoded by the coding sequence TTGGCCCTGGCCCTCCTGGCGGTCCTGCTCTCCTCCCCCTGTTGGGGCCGGGAGGGGCTGGTTCTGGCCCCCCCTAAGGTGGGGATCTACCTTGGGGGGCATCCCACGTCGGGTCCCTACGATGACCAGCTGACCCAGGAGGCCATAGACCGGTTCCTGGAGGACACGGGCCGCAGGCCCGTCTGGATGTACGTGAGCTGGAACTGGGACGGGGATAGCCCCTTCCCATCCGAGATCTGCCGGCTGATCCACGCCAACCGGATGATCCCCTTCGTAGGCGTCATGCCCTGGAGCACCCGGGTGCAGAACCGGAGGGAGCCGAAGGTGACCCTGGACGCCATAGCCAGGGGCCTCTACGACCCTCAGCTGGCCCGGGCGGCCAGGGCGGCGCGGGAGTTGGGGTTCCCCATAATGATCTCCTTCGGCCCCGAGGCGGACGGGGGGTGGTTTCCCTGGTCCGGGCGCTTCAACGGCGGGAGCCGCTGCGATCTTTACGGGGACCCCAAGGTCCCCGACGGGCCCGAGAGGTTCCGGGACGCGTTTCGCCGGTTCGTGGAGGTCTTCAGGGCCAACGGGGCGGTGGACGTCACCTGGGTGTTGCACCTGGCGGAGCGGCCCGGACCGGACCTGCCCTGGAACCAGGCGGTCCACTACTACCCGGGGGACGTGTGGGTTGACTGGGTTGGGGTCAGCCTCTACGGGCGGCTGGGGGTCAACCCGGTCCGCTCCATGGAGGAGCTCCTGAGCCGGGCGGTGCCCCGGCTACTGGAGGTCTCCAAGGGGGGGAAGCCCCTGGCGGTGCTGGAGTGGAACGTGGCGGATGGACCCGGGGTGGACAAGCCCCGGTGGGTGGAGGAGGCCTTCGCCGCCTTCGCCCGGTGGGAGGGGAGGGGGCTCAAGGGGGTCGCCTGGTGGGACAAGGCGATGCGGCCCGATGGGACCCCCTCCTGGCTGGACCTCAGGTCCTCCCCCCACTCCGCCCAGGTCTACCGGAGATGGGCCCTGACGGACCTCTTCGCGCCGGAGCCGGTCTTCGTCCCGAGAGGGTCGTTTTAG
- a CDS encoding DedA family protein — protein MGILHWLVDFLVSTVGRMGYLGVVGLMFLESSFFPFPSEVVVPPAGYLASKGEMNLGLVIGAGTLGSLLGAWFNYWIAVRFGRPFFERYGRYFGVTPSALDKAERFFDRHGHVGTFTGRLVPVVRQYISLPAGVARMSLIWFSVYTALGAGIWVTVLALAGYWFGSNADMVHRFVGKASFALMGLVALVLCAYAYRVGRSSRDGG, from the coding sequence TTGGGCATTCTGCATTGGTTGGTGGACTTCCTGGTGAGCACCGTGGGAAGGATGGGGTACCTTGGGGTGGTGGGGCTCATGTTCCTGGAGTCCTCCTTCTTCCCCTTCCCCAGCGAGGTGGTGGTACCCCCCGCGGGCTACCTGGCCAGCAAGGGGGAGATGAACCTGGGGCTCGTGATAGGGGCCGGAACGCTGGGTAGCCTCCTGGGGGCCTGGTTCAACTACTGGATAGCGGTCCGGTTCGGGCGCCCCTTCTTCGAGCGGTACGGCAGGTACTTCGGGGTGACCCCATCGGCGCTTGACAAGGCGGAGCGGTTCTTCGACAGGCACGGCCACGTGGGGACCTTCACCGGCCGGCTGGTGCCGGTGGTCCGGCAGTACATATCCCTCCCCGCCGGGGTGGCCAGGATGTCCCTCATCTGGTTCTCGGTCTACACCGCCCTGGGGGCCGGGATATGGGTCACCGTGTTGGCCCTGGCGGGCTACTGGTTCGGAAGCAACGCGGACATGGTGCACCGGTTCGTGGGGAAGGCCTCCTTCGCCCTCATGGGGCTGGTGGCGTTGGTGCTTTGCGCCTACGCCTACCGGGTGGGCCGGTCGTCCCGGGACGGGGGTTGA
- a CDS encoding PLP-dependent aminotransferase family protein, with protein sequence MSFEDRLSEVGLNLRSSIIRELLKFAASPEAISFGGGVPDPNTFPRHQLAEIAKEVVEQDYSYTLQYGTTEGDDLLAVQIIKLLNRIYGIADVQRDQLLFTTGSQQALDLMARIFLDKDSICFLEFPAYLGAVSAFRMSFPRFETVPLEDDGMDVGYLENRLRELDAKGEIKKVKFLYTVPNFHNPASVTMSLEKRKKLIEICDRYDILILEDDPYGMLRFSGERLPSLYKLAGPDRVVLLNSFSKVLTPGLRIGMMVGHSSIIRRATMAKQAMDLCCPTLTQRIAARYLERHDLVEQLKPGIELYRGKKDTMIRALNEHFSEIKGAKWVDPEGGLFVWVTLPQGFDTIGMFDVAKAKNVYYIPGEAFSIEKTPSTSMRLSFCLPPEERIVEGVRRLKDVIAQYGREKGLM encoded by the coding sequence ATGTCATTTGAAGACAGGCTGTCAGAGGTGGGGCTCAACCTGCGTTCCTCCATCATAAGGGAGCTCCTGAAGTTCGCCGCCTCGCCGGAGGCCATATCCTTCGGCGGCGGGGTGCCGGATCCCAACACCTTCCCCAGGCATCAGCTGGCGGAGATAGCCAAGGAGGTGGTGGAACAGGACTACTCCTACACCCTCCAGTACGGCACCACCGAGGGGGATGACCTCCTGGCCGTCCAGATAATCAAGCTCCTTAACCGCATCTACGGCATCGCGGACGTCCAGCGGGACCAGCTCCTGTTCACCACCGGATCCCAGCAGGCCCTGGACCTGATGGCCCGGATCTTCCTGGACAAGGACAGCATCTGCTTCCTGGAGTTCCCCGCCTACCTGGGGGCGGTCAGCGCCTTCAGGATGTCCTTCCCCCGCTTCGAGACCGTCCCCCTGGAGGACGACGGCATGGACGTGGGCTACCTGGAGAACCGCCTCCGGGAGCTGGACGCCAAGGGGGAGATAAAGAAGGTCAAGTTCCTCTACACGGTCCCCAACTTCCACAACCCCGCCAGCGTCACCATGAGCCTGGAGAAGCGCAAGAAGCTCATCGAGATATGCGACCGGTACGACATCCTCATCCTGGAGGACGATCCCTACGGGATGCTCCGCTTCAGCGGCGAGCGCCTGCCCTCCCTCTACAAGCTGGCGGGTCCCGACCGGGTGGTGCTCCTCAACTCCTTCAGCAAGGTGCTCACCCCCGGGCTCCGCATAGGGATGATGGTGGGCCACAGCTCCATCATAAGGCGGGCCACCATGGCCAAGCAGGCCATGGACCTCTGCTGCCCCACCCTGACCCAGCGGATAGCCGCCCGGTACCTGGAGAGGCACGACCTGGTGGAGCAGCTGAAGCCCGGCATAGAGCTCTATCGGGGCAAGAAGGATACCATGATAAGGGCCCTGAACGAGCACTTCTCGGAGATAAAGGGCGCCAAGTGGGTGGACCCCGAGGGGGGCCTCTTCGTGTGGGTCACCCTGCCCCAGGGCTTCGACACCATAGGCATGTTCGACGTGGCCAAGGCCAAGAACGTCTACTACATACCCGGCGAGGCCTTCTCCATAGAGAAGACCCCGTCCACCTCCATGAGGCTCTCCTTCTGCCTGCCGCCGGAGGAGAGGATCGTGGAGGGGGTAAGGCGCCTAAAGGACGTGATCGCCCAGTACGGTCGGGAGAAGGGGCTGATGTAA
- a CDS encoding helix-turn-helix domain-containing protein, protein MSLGMRVKVLRRAKGLTQQGLADTVNVSRVYIQSIESNRRRPSMDLLERLAEALDVTVADLVKDSPGDGKRMQLEEVLASGQVEVWYRSRKLSPREVKRINRLVETILEEWDEEDQE, encoded by the coding sequence TTGAGCTTAGGGATGAGGGTCAAGGTGCTGCGGCGGGCCAAGGGGCTGACCCAGCAGGGGCTGGCGGACACGGTGAACGTCAGCCGGGTCTACATTCAGTCCATCGAGAGCAACCGTCGGAGGCCCTCCATGGACCTGCTGGAGAGGCTGGCGGAGGCGCTGGACGTCACGGTGGCGGACCTGGTGAAGGACTCCCCCGGGGACGGTAAGCGAATGCAGCTGGAGGAGGTGCTTGCCTCCGGCCAGGTGGAGGTGTGGTACAGGAGCAGGAAGCTCTCCCCCAGGGAGGTAAAGAGGATAAACCGGCTGGTGGAGACCATCCTAGAGGAGTGGGATGAGGAAGACCAGGAGTAG
- the buk gene encoding butyrate kinase produces the protein MKILVINPGSSSTKVALFEDRDRISQENLSHPAEELDRYETLMDQRELRERAIMDFLATNRVSLDQLDAIAARGGILPPLESGTYLANQAMEDFLLHHARVQHASNLAAVIGLDMARKASKPIPVYVTDPVSVDEMDPVARISGIKDLERKCLSHISNMRVVGIKVAEEELKRPFNETNMVIAHLGGGISVAPFERGRMFDVNNANDEGPFSVERSGELPVGDVVKVAYSGQYTKDQLKKTFVGKGGLVAYLGTNDLREAFKMAQEDPKALEVIEAMAYQIAQEIGAMCVALKGRVDCIVITGGMAHSDRFVQMIQSRVGRFARVFTVPGEMEMEALAYGALRVMTGQEAAKEFTFSAGGSN, from the coding sequence ATGAAGATACTGGTCATAAACCCCGGATCCAGCAGCACCAAGGTGGCCCTCTTCGAGGACAGGGATAGGATATCCCAGGAGAACCTGTCCCACCCGGCGGAGGAGCTGGACCGGTACGAGACCCTTATGGACCAGCGGGAGCTCCGGGAGAGGGCCATAATGGACTTCCTGGCGACGAACCGGGTGTCGCTGGATCAGCTGGACGCCATAGCCGCCCGGGGGGGGATACTGCCACCACTGGAGAGCGGCACCTACCTGGCCAACCAGGCCATGGAGGACTTCCTGCTCCACCACGCCAGGGTGCAACACGCGTCCAACCTGGCGGCGGTGATAGGGCTGGACATGGCCCGGAAGGCCTCCAAGCCCATCCCGGTCTACGTTACCGATCCGGTCAGCGTGGACGAGATGGATCCGGTGGCCCGCATATCGGGCATAAAGGACCTGGAGCGCAAGTGCCTGTCCCACATATCCAACATGCGGGTGGTGGGCATCAAGGTGGCGGAGGAGGAGCTCAAGCGCCCCTTCAACGAGACCAACATGGTGATAGCCCATCTGGGGGGCGGCATCTCCGTGGCCCCCTTCGAGAGGGGACGCATGTTCGACGTGAACAACGCCAACGACGAGGGCCCCTTCAGCGTGGAGAGGTCCGGGGAGCTCCCGGTGGGCGACGTGGTCAAGGTGGCCTACTCGGGACAGTACACCAAGGACCAGCTCAAGAAGACCTTCGTGGGCAAAGGGGGGCTGGTGGCCTACCTGGGGACCAATGACCTCCGGGAGGCCTTCAAGATGGCCCAGGAGGACCCCAAGGCGTTGGAGGTCATAGAGGCCATGGCCTACCAGATAGCCCAGGAGATAGGGGCCATGTGCGTGGCCCTCAAGGGCAGGGTGGACTGCATCGTCATCACCGGCGGGATGGCCCACAGCGATCGGTTCGTCCAGATGATCCAGTCCCGGGTGGGGCGCTTCGCCCGGGTGTTCACCGTGCCGGGAGAGATGGAGATGGAGGCCCTGGCGTACGGGGCCCTGCGGGTGATGACCGGCCAGGAGGCGGCGAAGGAGTTCACCTTCTCCGCCGGGGGTTCAAACTAA
- the typA gene encoding translational GTPase TypA, whose protein sequence is MKSHEKIRNVAIIAHIDHGKTTLIDSIFRAAKTFRENARLSERIMDSHDLERERGITIKAKHCTVRWGDYKINIVDTPGHADFSGEVERVLSLVDSALLLVDAVEGPMPQTRYVLSRALKMGLRPIVIVNKVDRPHGDPEGALNRTFDLFVELGATDEQCDFPILYGSGLNGWVTRDLATQGEGMEDLFKTIVDFVPPPKVDPEGPLLMQVCTLAWSDYLGQIGCGKILSGTMRRSQDLRQVRVAWTDRRANRFEPVWTGDCRCEHLFVTDGLDRVEVEEAQAGDIVWFSGPDEIALGDTFTAAGSDVAPMPPLDVEEPTVSMFFLVNNGPLSGREGQAVTLRQLKARLERESRTDVALKVEDLGRHDGVKVSGRGELHLAILIEEMRREGMEFCVSRPEVITSMDPEGHTLEPLEELVIDVPEEFQGAVIQKLSLRKGELVSVSNPGLGSVRLEFRIPTRGLIGYRGEFLTDTKGLGTMSSRVIGQTPWAGEISGRTRGSMVSVDDGQATSYALENLQVRGTLFISPGDMVYCGMVVGEHSRGNDLPCNPAKRKQLTNHRSATKDATVILDAPRPLTVEGALEWIAEDELVEITPQSIRVRKAILDPNERKKASKS, encoded by the coding sequence ATGAAGTCCCACGAGAAGATACGGAACGTGGCCATAATAGCCCACATAGACCACGGAAAGACCACCCTCATAGACTCCATCTTCAGGGCCGCCAAGACCTTCCGGGAGAACGCCAGGCTCTCGGAGAGGATAATGGACAGCCACGACCTGGAGAGGGAGCGGGGCATCACCATCAAGGCCAAACACTGCACCGTCCGCTGGGGAGACTACAAGATAAACATCGTGGACACCCCGGGACACGCGGACTTCTCCGGAGAGGTGGAGCGGGTCCTCTCCCTGGTGGACTCGGCGCTCCTCCTGGTGGACGCGGTGGAGGGCCCCATGCCCCAGACCCGGTACGTGCTCTCCAGGGCCCTCAAGATGGGCCTGAGGCCCATCGTGATCGTCAACAAGGTGGACAGACCCCATGGGGACCCGGAGGGGGCCCTCAACAGGACCTTCGACCTCTTCGTGGAACTGGGGGCCACGGACGAGCAGTGCGACTTCCCCATCCTCTACGGCTCGGGGCTCAACGGATGGGTCACCAGGGACCTAGCCACCCAGGGGGAGGGCATGGAGGACCTCTTCAAGACCATCGTGGACTTCGTCCCTCCCCCCAAGGTGGATCCCGAGGGACCCCTCCTCATGCAGGTCTGCACCCTGGCCTGGAGCGACTACCTGGGCCAGATCGGCTGCGGAAAGATCCTCAGCGGCACCATGAGGAGGTCCCAGGACCTAAGACAGGTCCGGGTGGCCTGGACCGACCGGAGGGCCAACCGGTTTGAGCCCGTCTGGACCGGGGACTGCCGCTGCGAGCACCTGTTCGTCACCGACGGGCTGGACCGGGTGGAGGTGGAGGAGGCCCAGGCGGGGGACATCGTCTGGTTCTCCGGCCCGGACGAGATAGCCCTGGGGGACACCTTCACCGCCGCCGGATCCGACGTGGCCCCCATGCCCCCCCTGGACGTGGAGGAGCCCACGGTATCCATGTTCTTCCTGGTCAACAACGGCCCCCTCTCGGGAAGGGAGGGGCAGGCGGTCACCCTGAGGCAGCTGAAGGCCCGGCTGGAGAGGGAGAGCAGGACCGACGTGGCCCTTAAGGTGGAGGACCTGGGGCGCCACGACGGGGTCAAGGTGTCCGGCCGGGGGGAGCTACACCTGGCGATCCTCATCGAGGAGATGAGGCGGGAGGGGATGGAGTTCTGCGTATCCCGCCCGGAGGTCATAACCTCCATGGACCCCGAGGGCCACACCCTGGAGCCTCTGGAGGAGCTGGTAATAGACGTGCCGGAGGAGTTCCAGGGGGCGGTGATCCAGAAGCTCTCCCTCCGCAAGGGGGAGCTGGTCTCGGTCTCCAACCCTGGGCTTGGCTCCGTCAGGCTGGAGTTCAGGATCCCCACCCGGGGACTCATAGGCTACCGGGGGGAGTTCCTCACGGACACCAAGGGTCTGGGCACCATGTCCAGCCGGGTCATCGGCCAGACCCCCTGGGCGGGGGAGATCTCCGGAAGGACCAGGGGATCCATGGTGAGCGTGGACGACGGGCAGGCCACGTCGTACGCGCTGGAGAACCTCCAGGTCCGGGGCACCCTCTTCATCTCCCCGGGGGACATGGTCTACTGCGGAATGGTGGTGGGGGAACACTCCAGGGGCAACGACCTGCCCTGCAACCCCGCCAAGAGGAAGCAGCTCACCAACCACCGGTCCGCCACCAAGGACGCCACGGTGATCCTGGACGCCCCGCGGCCCCTCACCGTGGAGGGGGCCCTGGAGTGGATCGCCGAGGACGAGCTGGTGGAGATAACCCCCCAGTCCATCCGGGTTAGGAAGGCTATTCTGGACCCCAACGAGCGCAAGAAGGCCTCGAAATCCTGA
- a CDS encoding ImmA/IrrE family metallo-endopeptidase, with product MRFSYPSPPEEIPRWAREEARRWVGKDQFDVLVMAEELSGRSLEVRYVDLPEDVFGFHVCRGSRGAILINAGLPPFWRRFTLFHEIYHIVKHPKGKAFWERTFQPLSRFEREADHFAWAAVWPEWSRGDYSQWDCP from the coding sequence TTGAGGTTCAGCTACCCCTCCCCCCCGGAGGAGATACCTCGCTGGGCCCGGGAGGAGGCCCGGCGTTGGGTTGGGAAGGACCAGTTCGACGTGCTGGTGATGGCGGAGGAGCTGAGCGGCAGGTCCCTAGAGGTCCGCTACGTGGACCTGCCGGAGGACGTGTTCGGCTTTCACGTCTGCCGGGGCTCCAGGGGAGCCATACTCATAAACGCGGGGCTTCCCCCCTTCTGGCGCCGGTTCACCCTCTTTCACGAGATCTACCACATAGTGAAACACCCCAAGGGGAAGGCCTTCTGGGAGCGGACCTTCCAGCCCCTGAGCCGGTTCGAGCGGGAGGCGGACCACTTCGCCTGGGCCGCCGTGTGGCCCGAGTGGTCCCGGGGGGACTACTCCCAGTGGGACTGCCCTTGA
- a CDS encoding aminoacyl-tRNA deacylase: protein MTADLDPVALVEGRLRELRYQGRILRSQDTIHTVDDAARTVGVEPRRILKSILVMDQGELKLALMCGPNRLDLKKMARLMGVKRLRMATFDEVVSMTPFKPGGVPPLGYPVQPPAAMDQDLFQYDVVWAAAGDDHSFFPVSPGDLRDYTQALVGEIAKA, encoded by the coding sequence ATGACCGCAGATTTGGATCCGGTGGCCCTGGTGGAGGGGCGTCTCAGAGAGCTTCGCTACCAGGGGAGGATCTTGAGGTCCCAGGACACGATCCACACGGTGGACGATGCCGCCCGGACCGTTGGTGTTGAACCCCGGCGGATATTGAAGAGCATACTGGTGATGGACCAGGGGGAGCTGAAGCTGGCCCTCATGTGCGGCCCCAACAGGTTGGACCTCAAGAAGATGGCCCGCCTCATGGGGGTCAAGCGTCTCAGGATGGCCACCTTCGACGAGGTGGTGTCCATGACCCCCTTTAAGCCCGGCGGAGTGCCCCCCCTGGGCTACCCGGTCCAGCCCCCCGCCGCCATGGATCAGGACCTGTTCCAGTACGACGTGGTCTGGGCCGCCGCCGGGGACGACCACTCGTTCTTTCCCGTGTCCCCCGGGGACCTTAGGGACTACACCCAGGCCCTGGTGGGGGAGATAGCCAAGGCGTAG
- a CDS encoding asparaginase — protein sequence MASQKTALVFAGSPSLGDMSPVESVKSLISLPPELVGETEVIEWSRQPSSHYTIRVTTDLLELFRSLLGDGYSGIAVASGTDVMEEMAYLVDLLWPYPNPIVFTGLGSPARHGSNEGAVNLRQAVVAASSEACWGMGVLIFSRGELFAASEACKFYSHRGHDFASPGAGPVGEVVQNRVYVARHPRRARVIDRPVVPAKDVEVLYASLGGGELTLSHLFRDESLKGLVLGCFGTGNVPPSWTPHIKNLIRRRVPVVLTSRCQLGRVLSLYDFEGSASRLLDMGAIDGGTLRPLQARLRLAVAVGAGMDEEEIREYMLS from the coding sequence ATGGCATCGCAGAAGACCGCCCTGGTCTTCGCCGGGAGTCCGTCCCTGGGGGACATGTCCCCGGTGGAGTCGGTGAAGTCCCTCATCTCCCTTCCCCCCGAGCTGGTGGGGGAGACGGAGGTGATCGAATGGAGCAGACAACCCAGCAGCCACTACACCATAAGGGTCACCACCGACCTGCTGGAGCTCTTCCGATCCCTGCTAGGAGACGGCTACAGCGGCATAGCGGTGGCCAGCGGGACCGACGTGATGGAGGAGATGGCCTACCTGGTGGACCTGCTCTGGCCCTACCCCAACCCAATAGTCTTCACCGGCCTGGGCTCCCCCGCCAGACACGGCAGCAACGAGGGGGCGGTGAACCTGCGTCAGGCGGTGGTGGCCGCCTCGTCGGAGGCCTGCTGGGGGATGGGGGTCCTCATCTTCTCCCGGGGGGAGCTCTTCGCCGCCTCGGAGGCCTGCAAGTTCTACAGCCACCGGGGGCACGACTTCGCCTCCCCCGGAGCGGGACCGGTTGGGGAGGTGGTTCAGAACCGGGTCTACGTGGCAAGGCACCCCCGGAGGGCCCGGGTCATTGACCGGCCGGTGGTGCCCGCCAAGGACGTGGAGGTGCTCTACGCCTCCCTGGGAGGCGGGGAGCTGACCCTTTCGCACCTTTTCCGGGACGAGTCCCTCAAGGGGCTGGTGCTGGGGTGCTTCGGCACCGGTAACGTGCCCCCCTCCTGGACCCCCCACATCAAGAACCTGATCCGCCGCCGGGTGCCGGTGGTGCTCACCTCCAGGTGCCAGCTGGGAAGGGTGCTCTCCCTCTACGACTTCGAGGGATCCGCCAGCCGCCTCCTGGACATGGGGGCCATAGACGGGGGGACCCTCCGGCCCCTCCAGGCGAGGCTCCGGCTGGCGGTGGCGGTGGGGGCCGGCATGGACGAGGAGGAGATCAGGGAGTACATGCTCTCCTGA
- a CDS encoding acylphosphatase yields the protein MTLSCGDEKVALRVLVRGRVQGVGFRHFVHMKAAELGLSGFVRNVGEDQVEALLVGPRSAVEAAVEATSRGPRWSRVDQLSTQPVPLEACEDGPFRVLTSI from the coding sequence ATGACCTTGTCTTGCGGGGATGAGAAGGTGGCCCTCCGTGTCCTGGTCAGAGGGCGGGTTCAGGGGGTCGGCTTCAGGCACTTCGTGCATATGAAGGCGGCGGAGCTGGGCCTTAGTGGCTTCGTCAGGAACGTGGGGGAGGACCAGGTGGAGGCCCTCCTGGTGGGCCCCAGGTCCGCGGTGGAGGCGGCGGTGGAGGCCACCTCCAGGGGACCCAGGTGGTCCCGGGTGGACCAGCTATCCACCCAACCGGTGCCATTGGAGGCCTGTGAGGACGGGCCCTTCAGGGTGCTGACGTCCATATGA
- a CDS encoding lactate utilization protein: protein MNGFEDHRRNALRALAESTATRLRERGYSASVVEDRDSARELILSLIPEDAHVGVPGSVTVRDIGLLGALERRGNRVIQHWGDMTPEERKQRLLEEIMADAFVTSANALSKDGHIVNIDGAGNRVAGISFGPGKLIFVVGVNKIVHDLDAALKRARQAASPNASRLNSPVPCGRTGFCVDCNVPERMCRVISILERCPMGRDAHVIIVLQNLGY from the coding sequence ATGAACGGCTTCGAGGATCACCGCCGTAACGCCCTTAGGGCCCTTGCGGAGAGCACCGCCACCAGGCTGAGGGAGCGGGGGTACTCCGCATCGGTGGTTGAGGACCGGGACTCCGCCCGGGAGCTGATCCTGTCCCTCATACCCGAGGACGCTCACGTGGGCGTGCCGGGCAGCGTAACCGTACGGGATATAGGTCTGTTGGGGGCCCTGGAGAGGCGGGGGAACCGGGTTATACAGCACTGGGGGGACATGACCCCCGAGGAGCGGAAACAGCGGCTGCTGGAGGAGATAATGGCGGACGCGTTCGTCACCAGCGCCAACGCCCTGTCCAAGGATGGCCACATAGTCAACATCGACGGGGCGGGGAACCGAGTGGCGGGCATATCCTTCGGCCCCGGCAAGCTGATCTTCGTGGTGGGGGTGAACAAGATAGTCCACGACCTGGATGCGGCCCTCAAGCGGGCCCGGCAGGCTGCCTCCCCCAACGCCTCGAGGCTCAACTCCCCGGTGCCATGCGGCAGGACCGGCTTCTGCGTGGACTGCAATGTGCCCGAGAGGATGTGCCGGGTGATCTCCATACTGGAGAGGTGCCCCATGGGAAGGGACGCCCACGTTATAATAGTCCTTCAAAACCTGGGCTACTGA
- a CDS encoding triphosphoribosyl-dephospho-CoA synthase, giving the protein MAEDPMGVRWLARSLGALAAWAATTEVLVAPKPGLVDPLDRGAHLDMDWVTFLHSSSALAPLWEEQAMAGLLGLQGEEALKAMRPVGLRMEEAMFKATGGVNTHKGLIFALSLWLYGAGRCAREGRPPEPKEVAFRAAEPVMGAVDRELRPLKEGRLPGRELTHGERLYLEHGVTGIRGEAEGGFPTVVRHICPTISGWLSRGATLNDASIAGLLAAMGTCQDSNVIHRGGYQLWRGPYREAALRALGEFDPLAGDYSPILRLDLRLKELRVSPGGAADLLACGLFALGLRRHLVDNPKIVNYNFDLHRIDRRGVMS; this is encoded by the coding sequence ATGGCTGAGGATCCCATGGGGGTGCGCTGGCTGGCCAGATCGCTCGGGGCCCTGGCCGCCTGGGCGGCCACCACGGAGGTGCTGGTGGCGCCGAAGCCTGGCCTGGTGGACCCCCTGGACCGGGGGGCCCATCTGGATATGGACTGGGTTACGTTCCTCCACAGCTCCTCCGCCCTGGCCCCCCTGTGGGAGGAACAGGCCATGGCGGGGCTCCTTGGTCTCCAGGGGGAGGAGGCCCTGAAGGCCATGAGGCCCGTGGGGCTCCGGATGGAGGAGGCCATGTTCAAAGCCACCGGAGGGGTCAACACCCACAAGGGGCTCATCTTCGCCCTGTCCCTATGGCTCTACGGGGCAGGTAGGTGCGCCCGGGAGGGAAGGCCTCCGGAACCTAAGGAGGTGGCATTTAGAGCCGCCGAGCCGGTGATGGGCGCGGTGGATAGGGAGCTCCGCCCCTTGAAGGAGGGGAGGCTTCCAGGGAGGGAGCTTACCCACGGGGAGAGGCTCTACCTGGAGCACGGGGTCACCGGCATAAGGGGCGAGGCGGAGGGGGGCTTCCCCACGGTGGTGAGACACATCTGCCCCACCATCAGCGGGTGGCTCTCGAGGGGGGCCACGCTGAACGACGCGTCCATCGCGGGGCTCCTGGCCGCCATGGGGACCTGCCAGGACAGCAACGTGATCCACCGGGGGGGTTACCAGCTCTGGAGGGGCCCCTACCGGGAGGCGGCCCTGCGGGCCCTCGGGGAGTTCGATCCCCTGGCGGGGGACTACTCCCCCATCCTCCGGCTGGACTTGCGGCTAAAGGAGCTGCGGGTGAGCCCCGGGGGGGCGGCGGACCTGCTGGCCTGCGGCCTCTTCGCCCTGGGGCTTAGGCGCCACCTTGTTGATAACCCAAAGATTGTGAACTATAATTTTGACTTACATAGAATTGACAGGCGGGGGGTGATGAGTTGA